The Thalassotalea sp. 273M-4 genome includes a region encoding these proteins:
- a CDS encoding VOC family protein, producing MELSGFHHVAIICSNYKKSKAFYTEVLNLKVIAEHYREQRQSYKLDLQMPTGGQIELFSFPNPPIRVSRPEARGLRHLAFVVESVEDYAQYLASKGVESEPIRVDEYTGKRFTFFQDPDGLPLELYEN from the coding sequence ATGGAGCTTAGTGGTTTTCATCATGTCGCAATAATTTGTTCGAATTATAAAAAATCAAAAGCGTTTTACACTGAGGTTTTAAACCTCAAGGTGATAGCAGAACACTACCGCGAACAAAGGCAGTCGTATAAACTTGATTTACAAATGCCAACCGGTGGTCAAATTGAGTTATTTTCCTTTCCTAACCCACCTATAAGGGTCAGTCGACCAGAAGCTCGTGGCCTTCGTCACCTTGCTTTTGTTGTTGAATCTGTTGAAGACTATGCCCAATATCTCGCATCAAAAGGGGTTGAGTCAGAGCCTATTCGAGTCGATGAATATACTGGTAAACGCTTTACCTTTTTTCAAGACCCCGATGGCTTACC
- a CDS encoding encapsulin-associated ferritin-like protein has protein sequence MANEGYHEPINELSDQTRDMHRAITSLMEELEAVDWYNQRIDACKDDELKAILAHNRDEEKEHAAMVLEWIRRQDPTFDKELKDYLFSDKKIAHK, from the coding sequence ATGGCGAATGAAGGTTACCATGAACCAATCAACGAACTGTCAGATCAAACTCGAGATATGCACAGAGCGATCACATCCTTAATGGAAGAGCTCGAAGCGGTTGATTGGTATAATCAGCGCATTGATGCCTGCAAAGATGATGAGCTAAAGGCCATTCTTGCCCATAATCGAGACGAAGAAAAAGAACACGCCGCTATGGTCCTAGAATGGATCCGCCGTCAAGATCCTACCTTTGATAAAGAACTGAAAGATTACCTCTTTAGTGATAAAAAAATTGCTCATAAATAA
- a CDS encoding F0F1 ATP synthase subunit epsilon: protein MAAMTTHLDVVSAEESLFSGRIESLQITGSEGELGIMPGHAPLLTALKPGMARIVKQHGEEEVIYLSGGMLEVQPNSVTVLADVAMRGGELDEQAALDAKQRAEEQINNASADVNFAEVAAELARAVAQLRVIQEANKFKKK from the coding sequence ATGGCTGCCATGACCACACATTTGGATGTAGTAAGTGCTGAAGAGAGTTTATTCTCAGGACGCATTGAATCATTACAAATTACAGGTAGTGAAGGTGAATTAGGTATTATGCCTGGTCACGCACCTTTACTGACTGCGTTAAAACCTGGTATGGCGCGTATTGTTAAACAACATGGCGAAGAAGAGGTAATTTACCTTTCTGGTGGCATGTTGGAAGTTCAGCCTAACTCAGTAACCGTTCTTGCCGATGTGGCAATGCGCGGTGGCGAGTTAGATGAACAAGCTGCTTTAGATGCTAAGCAACGTGCAGAAGAACAAATTAACAACGCAAGTGCGGATGTTAACTTTGCTGAAGTTGCTGCTGAGCTGGCAAGAGCGGTAGCGCAATTACGTGTTATCCAAGAAGCTAACAAGTTCAAGAAAAAGTAA
- the atpD gene encoding F0F1 ATP synthase subunit beta — MSAGKIVSVIGAVVDVEFPQNAVPQVYDALNITEGDLAGRVLEVQQQLGGGVVRTIAMGSSDGLRRGLNVVNTGNPIQVPVGTATLGRIMDVLGAPIDEAGDIPTEERWSIHREAPSYEEQSASNELLETGIKVIDLVCPFAKGGKVGLFGGAGVGKTVNMMELIRNIAIEHSGFSVFAGVGERTREGNDFYHEMSESNVLDKVALVYGQMNEPPGNRLRVAMTGLTMAEKFRDEGRDVLFFVDNIYRYTLAGTEVSALLGRMPSAVGYQPTLAEEMGVLQERITSTKTGSITSIQAVYVPADDLTDPSPATTFAHLDATVVLSRDIAAQGIYPAIDPLDSTSRQLDPLVVGNEHYDVARGVQSMLQRYKELKDIIAILGMDELSEEDKQTVARARKIERFLSQPFFVAEVFTGSPGKYVPLKDTISGFKGILAGEFDDLPEQAFYMVGSIEEAAEKAKNM, encoded by the coding sequence ATGAGTGCAGGTAAAATAGTGTCAGTTATTGGCGCAGTTGTGGACGTTGAGTTTCCACAAAACGCTGTACCTCAGGTATATGACGCATTGAACATCACTGAAGGTGACCTAGCTGGCCGTGTACTAGAAGTACAACAGCAATTAGGCGGTGGCGTAGTACGTACTATCGCTATGGGTTCATCTGACGGTTTGCGTCGTGGTCTGAATGTAGTAAATACAGGTAATCCTATTCAAGTTCCAGTTGGTACGGCAACACTTGGTCGTATCATGGACGTTTTAGGTGCACCAATTGATGAAGCGGGTGACATTCCAACAGAAGAACGTTGGTCAATTCACCGTGAAGCGCCTTCTTATGAAGAGCAATCAGCTTCTAACGAATTACTAGAAACTGGTATCAAAGTAATCGACCTTGTATGTCCATTCGCTAAGGGTGGTAAAGTTGGTCTATTCGGTGGTGCTGGTGTTGGTAAAACCGTTAACATGATGGAACTTATCCGTAACATCGCAATCGAGCACAGTGGTTTCTCAGTATTCGCTGGTGTTGGTGAGCGTACACGTGAGGGTAACGATTTCTATCACGAAATGAGCGAATCTAACGTACTTGATAAAGTAGCGCTAGTTTACGGTCAGATGAATGAGCCACCGGGTAACCGTCTTCGTGTAGCGATGACTGGTCTTACTATGGCTGAGAAATTCCGTGACGAAGGTCGTGACGTACTTTTCTTCGTAGATAACATTTACCGTTATACCCTAGCGGGTACAGAGGTATCGGCACTTCTAGGTCGTATGCCTTCAGCGGTAGGTTACCAGCCAACTCTTGCAGAAGAGATGGGTGTACTACAAGAGCGTATTACGTCAACTAAGACTGGTTCAATCACTTCAATCCAAGCGGTATACGTACCTGCGGATGACTTGACTGACCCATCTCCAGCGACAACCTTCGCTCACTTGGACGCAACCGTTGTACTTTCTCGTGACATCGCAGCACAAGGTATCTACCCTGCTATCGATCCACTAGATTCTACTTCACGTCAGCTTGACCCACTAGTTGTTGGTAACGAGCACTATGACGTAGCACGTGGCGTTCAATCAATGCTTCAACGTTACAAAGAGTTGAAAGACATTATTGCTATCTTGGGTATGGACGAGCTTTCTGAAGAAGACAAGCAAACCGTTGCCCGTGCACGTAAGATCGAGCGTTTCTTATCGCAACCGTTCTTCGTTGCTGAGGTATTCACTGGTTCTCCAGGTAAATACGTACCTCTTAAAGATACGATTTCTGGCTTTAAAGGCATTCTTGCTGGTGAATTTGATGACCTACCTGAACAAGCGTTCTACATGGTTGGTTCAATCGAAGAAGCGGCAGAAAAAGCTAAAAACATGTAA
- the atpG gene encoding F0F1 ATP synthase subunit gamma, with the protein MAVGKEIKDKIGSVKNTQKITSAMEMVAASKMRKTQDSMASTRPYAEKMRNVIGHIACGQLEYRHPYLEEREAKRVGYIVISTDRGLCGGLNVNLFKQVLKDSAQWQEQGAEVDFALIGSKAGAFFQSFGANIVAQTSGLGDQPSVTDLIGSVKVMLDAYDSGEIDRLFVVYNKFENTMSQKPSIDQLLPLPKSDDDAITHRWDYLYEPDAQALLDQLLVRYVESQVYQGVVENLASEQAARMVAMKAATDNAGNLIDDLQLVYNKARQAAITQELGEIVAGAAAV; encoded by the coding sequence ATGGCCGTCGGTAAAGAAATTAAAGATAAGATTGGAAGTGTAAAAAATACACAGAAAATCACCAGCGCAATGGAAATGGTTGCGGCATCGAAAATGCGTAAAACGCAAGATTCGATGGCTTCTACTCGTCCGTACGCTGAAAAAATGAGAAACGTGATCGGTCACATTGCATGCGGTCAGCTTGAATATCGCCATCCTTATTTGGAAGAGCGTGAAGCTAAGCGTGTAGGCTATATCGTGATTTCTACCGACCGTGGTCTTTGTGGCGGTTTAAATGTTAACTTGTTCAAACAGGTCTTAAAAGACTCTGCCCAATGGCAAGAACAAGGCGCTGAAGTGGACTTCGCACTGATTGGCTCTAAAGCCGGTGCGTTTTTCCAAAGCTTTGGCGCAAACATTGTTGCCCAAACATCAGGGTTAGGCGACCAACCTTCAGTAACCGATTTAATCGGTTCTGTTAAGGTGATGTTGGACGCTTACGACAGCGGTGAAATCGATCGATTATTCGTGGTATACAACAAGTTTGAAAATACCATGAGTCAAAAGCCAAGCATCGATCAATTGTTGCCTTTGCCTAAGTCAGATGATGACGCTATTACCCATCGTTGGGATTACCTATACGAGCCAGATGCGCAAGCATTGCTTGACCAATTATTGGTTCGTTACGTGGAATCCCAAGTATACCAAGGCGTGGTTGAAAACCTCGCCAGTGAGCAAGCTGCCCGTATGGTAGCAATGAAGGCGGCTACCGATAATGCCGGTAACCTAATTGATGACTTACAACTGGTATACAACAAAGCCCGTCAAGCGGCAATCACCCAAGAGCTGGGTGAAATTGTTGCTGGTGCGGCCGCGGTATAG
- the atpA gene encoding F0F1 ATP synthase subunit alpha — protein MQLNSTEIAELIKGRIDQFDVVSEARNEGTIVSVTDGIIRIHGLADVMQGEMIELPGNRYAIALNLDRDSVGAVVMGPYADLAEGIKVKGTGRILEVPVGRGLLGRVVNTLGEPIDGKGPIENDGFSPVEVVAPGVIDRKSVDQPVQTGIKSIDSMIPIGRGQRELIIGDRQVGKSAIALDAIINQKDTGIKSIYVAIGQKASTVANVVRSLEEHGALENTIVVVATASEAAALQYLAPYSGCTMGEYFRDRGEDALIVYDDLSKQAVAYRQISLLLRRPPGREAFPGDVFYLHSRLLERAARVNAEYVEKFTNGEVKGKTGSLTALPIIETQAGDVSAFVPTNVISITDGQIFLESNLFNAGIRPAVNAGISVSRVGGAAQTKIIKKLGGGIRLALAQYAELAAFAQFASDLDDATRAQLEHGQRVTELMKQKQYSPLSVAETAVSLFAAEKGYLTDIAINKIGDFEAALLSYANNEHAELMTTINETGNYDKDIEAGLTKVLDTFKETQTW, from the coding sequence ATGCAATTGAATTCCACTGAAATCGCTGAATTGATCAAAGGTCGTATCGATCAATTCGACGTTGTTAGTGAAGCTCGCAACGAAGGTACTATCGTTTCTGTAACTGACGGTATCATTCGCATCCACGGTCTTGCTGATGTAATGCAAGGTGAGATGATCGAACTTCCTGGCAACCGTTATGCTATCGCCTTGAACCTTGACCGTGATTCGGTCGGTGCGGTAGTTATGGGTCCATATGCGGACCTTGCGGAAGGCATTAAAGTAAAAGGTACTGGCCGTATTTTGGAAGTACCAGTAGGTCGTGGTCTATTAGGCCGCGTAGTAAACACCCTAGGTGAGCCTATCGACGGTAAAGGACCAATCGAAAACGATGGTTTCTCTCCTGTTGAAGTAGTAGCTCCTGGTGTTATCGATCGTAAATCAGTTGACCAACCAGTACAAACTGGTATCAAGTCAATTGACTCTATGATCCCAATCGGTCGTGGTCAGCGTGAGCTAATCATCGGTGACCGTCAGGTAGGTAAATCAGCTATCGCGCTTGATGCAATCATCAACCAAAAAGATACTGGTATCAAATCTATTTACGTAGCTATCGGCCAAAAAGCATCTACCGTTGCGAACGTAGTACGCTCTTTAGAAGAGCACGGTGCTCTTGAAAACACGATTGTTGTAGTTGCAACGGCTTCTGAAGCTGCTGCTCTTCAATATCTTGCACCATACTCTGGTTGTACTATGGGTGAATACTTCCGTGACCGCGGTGAAGATGCCCTAATCGTATACGATGATTTGTCTAAGCAAGCTGTTGCTTACCGTCAAATCTCACTATTACTTCGTCGTCCACCAGGACGTGAAGCATTCCCTGGTGATGTTTTCTACCTTCACTCTCGTCTACTAGAGCGTGCTGCTCGTGTAAACGCGGAATACGTAGAGAAATTCACTAACGGTGAAGTGAAAGGTAAAACAGGTTCATTAACTGCGCTACCTATTATTGAAACCCAAGCAGGTGACGTATCTGCGTTCGTTCCGACAAACGTAATCTCAATCACCGATGGTCAGATCTTCCTTGAGTCGAACTTATTCAACGCCGGTATCCGTCCAGCTGTTAACGCTGGTATCTCGGTATCTCGTGTTGGTGGTGCTGCTCAAACTAAGATCATCAAGAAGCTTGGTGGTGGTATTCGTCTAGCCCTAGCTCAATACGCTGAATTGGCAGCGTTCGCACAGTTCGCATCAGATCTTGATGACGCTACTCGTGCACAACTTGAGCATGGTCAACGTGTAACTGAATTGATGAAACAAAAACAATACAGTCCACTATCTGTTGCTGAAACTGCTGTTTCTCTATTTGCTGCTGAAAAAGGCTACTTAACTGATATCGCGATCAACAAGATTGGTGATTTCGAAGCTGCCCTACTTAGCTACGCAAATAACGAGCACGCAGAGCTAATGACTACCATCAACGAAACTGGTAACTACGATAAAGATATCGAAGCAGGTCTAACGAAAGTACTTGATACATTCAAAGAAACGCAAACCTGGTAA
- the atpH gene encoding F0F1 ATP synthase subunit delta has protein sequence MSELTTIARPYAKAAFEYAVDNNAIDSWLEMLAFASEVSQNETIANYLSGGMSVEQVTDLFIKVCGEQINDKGQNFIKVMAENERLLVLPQVFTQFVEMKTEFEKEVFVDVASAVELSAEQVTSLSAALEKRLARKVKLNCTVDASVVSGLIIKAGDMVIDGSVRGKLDRLANSLQS, from the coding sequence ATGTCTGAATTGACAACCATTGCTCGTCCTTACGCTAAAGCAGCGTTCGAGTACGCCGTTGATAACAACGCCATTGATTCTTGGTTAGAGATGCTTGCTTTTGCATCTGAAGTAAGCCAGAACGAAACCATCGCTAACTACCTTTCTGGTGGTATGAGCGTTGAACAAGTTACTGACTTGTTTATTAAGGTTTGTGGCGAACAAATCAACGACAAAGGTCAAAACTTTATTAAGGTGATGGCCGAAAACGAACGCTTGTTGGTGCTACCACAAGTTTTTACTCAATTCGTTGAAATGAAAACCGAATTTGAGAAAGAAGTGTTTGTAGATGTAGCGTCTGCGGTAGAACTTAGCGCAGAACAAGTAACGTCATTAAGCGCCGCGCTTGAAAAGCGTTTGGCTCGTAAAGTTAAGCTAAATTGCACAGTAGACGCCTCTGTGGTATCTGGTCTTATTATCAAGGCTGGTGACATGGTAATTGATGGTTCAGTTCGTGGTAAACTGGATCGTTTGGCAAACTCACTGCAATCCTAA
- the atpF gene encoding F0F1 ATP synthase subunit B — MNMNATLIGESIAFIVFVIFCMKFVWPPIMAAIEERQKTIADGLAASDRAAKDLELAQEKAAAKLKEAKAQAAEIIEAAKKREAQMIDEATAKAQAEREKIIASGQAEIETERNRAREELRQQVATLAIAGAEKILERSIDGAAHSDILDKLVAEL; from the coding sequence ATGAATATGAATGCTACCTTAATCGGTGAATCTATTGCATTTATCGTATTTGTGATCTTTTGTATGAAATTCGTATGGCCGCCAATTATGGCTGCCATCGAAGAGCGTCAAAAGACTATTGCTGACGGCCTTGCCGCTTCTGACCGCGCTGCTAAAGATCTTGAGTTAGCTCAAGAGAAAGCTGCTGCAAAGTTAAAAGAAGCAAAAGCTCAAGCTGCAGAAATCATTGAAGCTGCGAAAAAACGCGAAGCTCAAATGATTGATGAAGCAACAGCTAAAGCCCAAGCTGAGCGTGAAAAAATCATCGCCTCAGGTCAAGCAGAAATTGAAACAGAGCGTAACCGTGCTCGTGAAGAGTTGCGTCAACAAGTCGCTACTCTAGCCATTGCCGGTGCAGAGAAGATTCTTGAACGCTCTATTGATGGCGCTGCCCACAGCGACATCCTAGACAAACTAGTTGCTGAACTTTAA
- the atpE gene encoding F0F1 ATP synthase subunit C, producing MLYIAVALLIGLGALGTAIGFGLLGGKFLESAARQPELAPQLQVKMFIVAGLIDAIAMIGVGIGLYLLFAVGA from the coding sequence ATGTTATATATTGCTGTTGCTCTACTAATCGGTTTAGGTGCCCTAGGTACTGCGATTGGTTTCGGTCTTCTTGGTGGCAAATTCCTAGAGTCTGCTGCTCGTCAACCAGAATTAGCACCACAACTACAAGTTAAAATGTTCATTGTAGCGGGTCTTATCGATGCGATCGCAATGATCGGTGTTGGTATCGGTCTATATCTACTGTTCGCTGTTGGTGCATAA
- the atpB gene encoding F0F1 ATP synthase subunit A — translation MAADTGSYIKHHLTNAQMCMTDSGVAFNKACADAGFWNLHVDTLGWSIVLGLIFLLSFRSVAKKATTGVPGKWQCAVEMVMEFVQKSVKETFHGKNALIAPLSLTIFVWVLLMNAMDWVPVDWIPTIAGLIGQYGFGMDPHDVYIKSVPTTDMNMTFALSIGVFFLIIYYSIKIKGVGGFMKELTLQPFNHWAFIPVNFVLESVTLIARPVSLALRLFGNLYAGELIFILIATIGLFQLPVHFLWAAFHLLVIPLQAFIFMMLTIVYLSLAHEDH, via the coding sequence ATGGCTGCAGATACAGGCTCTTATATCAAACACCACTTGACTAATGCACAAATGTGTATGACAGACAGCGGCGTGGCTTTTAACAAGGCATGTGCTGATGCAGGTTTTTGGAACTTGCATGTCGATACATTAGGATGGTCGATAGTGTTAGGTTTGATATTTCTACTTTCTTTCCGTTCCGTTGCTAAAAAAGCAACAACCGGCGTTCCTGGCAAATGGCAATGTGCTGTTGAAATGGTAATGGAATTTGTTCAAAAGAGCGTTAAAGAAACGTTTCATGGCAAAAACGCATTAATCGCGCCATTATCACTGACCATTTTTGTATGGGTGTTGCTAATGAACGCGATGGACTGGGTACCCGTTGACTGGATCCCAACCATTGCCGGCTTAATTGGCCAATACGGTTTTGGCATGGATCCACACGATGTCTACATCAAATCAGTCCCGACAACGGATATGAACATGACATTTGCCCTGTCAATTGGTGTGTTCTTCTTAATTATTTACTACTCAATCAAAATTAAAGGTGTGGGTGGCTTCATGAAAGAGCTAACCTTACAACCGTTTAATCACTGGGCTTTCATTCCGGTAAACTTCGTCCTTGAATCGGTTACATTAATCGCTCGTCCAGTATCACTGGCACTGCGTTTGTTTGGTAACTTGTACGCGGGTGAGCTTATCTTCATCTTGATTGCGACCATTGGTTTATTCCAATTGCCAGTACACTTTTTATGGGCCGCGTTCCACTTATTGGTTATTCCACTGCAAGCGTTCATTTTCATGATGTTAACCATCGTGTACTTGAGCTTGGCACACGAAGATCACTAA
- a CDS encoding ATP synthase subunit I translates to MNRLTEKGKKYALLQIIIQLLITIISAGIFYVYMGEAVILSVLAGGLIAVVSNIVFALKAFQYAGARRAKQVVDSFYQGVKLKMLLTAVLFALSFKFLSITPLAFFATFSLTMVAPWLTAVVNKFNFNQQ, encoded by the coding sequence GTGAATAGACTTACAGAAAAAGGTAAAAAATACGCTCTATTGCAGATCATTATACAACTGCTGATAACAATAATAAGCGCGGGTATTTTTTACGTATATATGGGAGAAGCTGTAATCCTTTCAGTTTTAGCTGGAGGTTTGATCGCTGTCGTCTCAAATATCGTATTTGCTCTCAAAGCGTTTCAGTACGCGGGAGCACGCAGGGCAAAACAGGTCGTTGACTCGTTTTATCAGGGCGTAAAATTAAAAATGTTATTAACGGCGGTGTTATTTGCCTTGAGTTTTAAATTTCTCTCAATAACCCCACTAGCATTTTTTGCAACATTTTCCTTAACAATGGTCGCGCCTTGGCTGACTGCCGTTGTTAATAAATTTAACTTTAATCAACAATAA
- a CDS encoding ParB/RepB/Spo0J family partition protein, producing MSTSKRRGLGRGLDALLTSAPRKADASELNSNEQEIAEKSDLQALPIEQLSPGKYQPRKDMSEEALEELSSSIRAQGIIQPIVVRPIDKNQYEIIAGERRWRAAQLASLDTVPCIIKDVPDESAVAIALIENIQREDLNAMEEAVALDRLLHEFELTHQEVATAVGKSRTTVTNLLRLNSLNDEVKTFLENGDIEMGHARALLALNGDLQTTTARIVAAKELTVRDTEKLVKKVQEPDVEKTPKKVDPDTLKLQESLSLRIGSPVEIKHNNKGKGKMVISYTSLDELDGILAKIQ from the coding sequence ATGAGTACGTCGAAACGTCGTGGATTAGGCCGAGGCCTAGACGCATTATTAACTTCTGCACCAAGAAAAGCGGATGCCTCTGAGTTAAACTCAAACGAGCAAGAGATTGCAGAGAAAAGCGATTTACAAGCATTGCCTATTGAGCAATTGTCACCAGGTAAATACCAACCACGCAAAGACATGTCTGAAGAAGCCCTTGAAGAACTCTCTAGTTCGATTCGAGCACAAGGCATTATTCAACCGATTGTCGTTCGTCCAATCGATAAAAACCAATATGAAATCATCGCCGGTGAACGTCGTTGGCGCGCCGCTCAGTTGGCTTCATTAGATACCGTTCCTTGTATTATCAAAGACGTGCCTGATGAATCAGCAGTGGCTATTGCCCTGATTGAAAACATTCAACGCGAAGACTTAAATGCGATGGAAGAAGCCGTTGCCCTTGATCGTCTATTGCATGAATTTGAGTTAACCCATCAAGAAGTCGCGACCGCGGTTGGTAAATCTCGCACCACGGTGACGAATTTATTGCGTCTAAACAGCTTAAATGACGAAGTTAAAACCTTTCTTGAAAATGGCGACATTGAAATGGGCCACGCGCGGGCTCTATTGGCGTTAAATGGCGATTTACAAACCACCACGGCACGGATCGTTGCGGCAAAAGAATTGACCGTTCGAGATACTGAAAAGCTGGTAAAAAAAGTACAAGAGCCAGACGTTGAAAAAACCCCGAAGAAAGTCGATCCCGATACGTTAAAACTGCAAGAAAGCCTGTCTTTACGCATTGGCTCCCCTGTTGAAATTAAACATAACAACAAGGGCAAAGGCAAAATGGTTATTTCGTATACATCGCTTGATGAACTCGATGGGATTTTAGCCAAAATCCAATAG
- a CDS encoding ParA family protein, giving the protein MGKIIAIANQKGGVGKTTTSVNLAASLAATKRKILLIDLDPQGNATMGSGVDKYQVHATSYELLIDEKPLPEAICTETSGKYDLLAANTDVTATEIKLMEMFAREQRLRMALADYRDDYDFIIIDCPPSLNMLTVNAMAAADSVLVPMQCEYYALEGLTALMDTISKLAAVVNKDLHIEGILRTMYDPRNRLANDVSEQLKRHFGEKVYRTVIPRNVRLAEAPSFGSPAMYYDKSAAGAKAYLALAGEILKKQQSLAAISESE; this is encoded by the coding sequence GTGGGAAAAATAATCGCGATTGCCAATCAAAAGGGTGGTGTTGGCAAAACCACCACGTCAGTGAACTTAGCTGCGTCACTGGCGGCGACCAAGCGCAAAATTTTATTGATCGACCTAGATCCACAAGGTAACGCTACCATGGGGAGCGGGGTCGACAAGTACCAAGTTCATGCCACCAGTTATGAACTTCTTATCGATGAAAAACCACTGCCTGAAGCTATTTGCACCGAAACCTCGGGCAAATACGATTTGCTTGCTGCCAACACCGATGTAACCGCCACAGAAATAAAACTGATGGAAATGTTTGCTCGTGAACAACGATTACGTATGGCGCTTGCCGATTATCGCGATGATTACGATTTTATTATCATCGACTGCCCTCCTTCATTGAATATGTTAACCGTTAATGCGATGGCCGCCGCCGATTCGGTGTTAGTACCAATGCAATGTGAGTATTATGCTCTTGAAGGCTTAACCGCGTTAATGGACACCATTTCAAAACTGGCTGCCGTGGTTAACAAAGACTTGCACATTGAAGGCATATTGCGAACCATGTATGATCCGCGCAACCGCTTGGCAAATGACGTTTCAGAGCAACTAAAACGACACTTTGGCGAGAAAGTTTATCGCACCGTGATCCCTCGTAATGTGCGTTTAGCTGAAGCGCCAAGTTTTGGTAGCCCTGCAATGTATTATGATAAGTCAGCCGCAGGTGCCAAAGCTTACCTAGCATTAGCGGGTGAAATTTTAAAAAAACAACAATCGCTGGCAGCGATATCTGAATCTGAATAA
- the rsmG gene encoding 16S rRNA (guanine(527)-N(7))-methyltransferase RsmG gives MDLTAKLQALIAKSGLELTKVQVEKLVAYVQLLDKWNKAYNLTSVRDPEEMLVKHILDSLMNGPYLQGQRFIDVGTGPGLPGIPLAILYPEKNFVLLDSLGKRITFLRQVVFQLKLDNVTPVLSRVEEYQPEQPFDGVLSRAFASLEDMLTWCHHLVDQAGAFYALKGQYPQDELASLPQGFALNDSYVLDVPELEGERHLIKLVKTAA, from the coding sequence ATGGACTTAACAGCAAAACTTCAGGCATTAATTGCCAAGTCAGGTTTAGAACTCACAAAAGTTCAAGTTGAAAAACTTGTGGCATACGTGCAATTATTAGACAAATGGAATAAAGCGTATAATTTAACATCGGTTCGCGATCCAGAAGAGATGTTGGTGAAACATATCTTGGATTCGTTAATGAATGGGCCTTATTTACAAGGTCAACGCTTTATTGATGTCGGCACCGGGCCTGGCTTACCAGGGATTCCATTGGCGATTTTGTATCCAGAAAAAAACTTTGTATTATTAGACAGTCTGGGTAAACGTATCACTTTTTTACGTCAGGTGGTTTTTCAGTTAAAATTGGACAACGTCACCCCAGTATTGTCTCGAGTTGAAGAATATCAACCAGAACAACCGTTTGATGGTGTCCTTAGTCGAGCGTTTGCCTCACTTGAGGATATGTTGACATGGTGTCATCATTTGGTTGATCAAGCGGGGGCGTTTTATGCGCTAAAAGGTCAATATCCACAAGACGAATTGGCCTCGTTACCGCAGGGGTTTGCGCTAAATGACAGTTATGTTTTGGACGTTCCTGAGCTTGAAGGCGAAAGGCATTTAATAAAACTCGTAAAAACAGCCGCTTAA